DNA from Bradyrhizobium japonicum USDA 6:
GTCATTACGAATGACGTGCTCTACCGACTGAGCTATTGCGGCGAACCCTGCCGGGACCCGCGCAATGCCGGTCCCGATACGCGCGCTCCTGATATCGGGCATGGCCCGAATTGGCAAGGTGGAGCGGGCTTCGAAATGTGCCTCACGCGCCCCAGCGGGACCAGAATCCGCGCCAGCCGCCGGCCTGGGCCTTTGCATGGGTTCTGGGCGTGCCGATTTGTTCCGCAAATTCATCGCTCGGACCCTCGTCATCGATCCCGGGATCATCGGGGGCGCGGACGATGGGGATGACGGCCTGGATCGGGGCCGGCGCGGGCTTGCCGAGGTCGGCGCGGGTCCGGAACACCGGCGTTGCCGCCTCCGGAGATGATTCGGCCGTCTCAAGGGCGGGATTGACCGGCTCGGCGGTGGGCGTGACCGCCGGCTCTTCCTTGGCGGCCTCCGCGGTCGTCTCCTTGGCCTCAGGGGGCGAATTGTCCTGTGCGGCGGGGACGGAATCCGGTGCGGCCACGGGCGGTTCCACCGGGGCTTCGCTCGGGGCTGCCGTCACCCGCTTCGGCGGCGGGGCGGCCAGCATGGCTTCCTCGAAGGCCGAGGATTCGATCGTGGCGCCCTTGTCGGAGGGCAGGCTCGCGACCGGCGTTTGCCACTGGAAGGCATCGAGACGGCCGGTGACCGGCGAGACCGGACGCCAGCGGTCGCTGACATAGCCGTCCGCGGTCCAGGCCGGATCGTGGCGGGCGCGCACCGCGCGCAAGGTCCAGGCGCGGGCACGGCCGCCGTCGCCGTGCTCGGTACGCTCGAGCTCGGCCATCAGCAGCGCGACCCGCTGGGTCGGATCATTGACGTAAGGCGCGAGCACCGCACGCGCACGCGCGAACTCGGAGGCGTCGATCGCGGCGCGCGCGATCGCGAGCTGGCCCTCGACATGGCCCGCCTTGTCGGCCGGCGTCTTGGCCGCCAGCGTCTCGACCCGCTGCAAGCGCTGCCGCGCGGAATCGCCGAGCTTCACATGCGCATAGGCGTCGGCGAGATCCGGATGCGGATTGGCGAGCCACGCGGCCTCGACCAGCTTCATGGAGCGTCGCACCTGATGCGCTTCGCTCTCGAACTTGGCCGCGAGCACCGCGGCCGGCACCAGCGTCGGCGCGAGCTTGATCGCCTCCATCACGCTCTCGCGCGCGACGTCGCGGTCCATCGTTTCCAATTCCAGCGCGCGGGCCGTGAGCAGCACGCCGCGCTGGCGGCGATAGGCCGCCTTGTCGATCAGGCCCGCGGACAGATTCGAATCCAGGATCGCGAGCGCGCCGCTCCAATCGCCGCGCGCGCAGCGGAAGCCGAGCACCGCGTGCGAGGCCCAGGTCGAGGACGGCGACAGCTTGATCGCTTCCTCCGCGATCATCACGGCGCCGACCGCATCGTCGGCACGCTGCGCCTCGATGAACAGGCCGCGCAGGCCGAGCAGCCGGGTATCCTCGCGCTCGGCCATGACGCGAAAGACGCGCTGCGCCTCGTCGCGATTGCCTTCGAGCTGGGCCGATTGCGCATGCAGCAGCAGTGCGAGCGGATCGTTCGCGGCCAGCCGCCGCGCGGTATCGGCGTGACGGCGGGCGAGGGCGGTGTCGCCATGACCGATCGCGAGCAGGCCGTGGGTGATGGCATGGCGGCCGCGCGCGTGCCGTTTCTCATGACGGCGGCGGCGCAGGCGTCCCGGCGTGCGCCAGATCATCGTCACGATGCTCCAGACCAGCACGACCGCCGCTGCAAAGACGCCGAGCAGAAACACGAACCTCGGAAGCGTCGTTGACGCGCGGAAGCCGCCCGCGGTCAGGACGAGATCGCCGGGCTGATCGGCAACCCAGGCCGCGCCGGCCGCCGCCAGCGCGATCAGGACGAGGAAGAGGACGATGCGAAGCATGGCGATCCCTATTACGCGCTGATTGTTGCGCGAACCTTTACTGAGCAGGCTTGACCAGATCGGGCTTGGCGAGATCCGCCATGGCATCGTCGGCGAATTTGCGGGAGGCACCGAGCGCGGCGTCGCGCGCATCGGCCTTGTCGAGCCAGGCCTGTGCCGGTGCACGATCGGCCTCGGACAGCGTCTTCAGCTCGCGCCGTGCTTCCGCGAAATCGTTGCGGAGCGCCGCCGCCGTCACCCGTGCGACGATGGCGCCGCGATCATTGCCGACGCCGTCGGTGCGCTCGATACGAACGAGTTTCGAGGCCCCCGCCTGGAGACGCTCGACGATGCCGGCACCGGCGGCCGGGGTTTCCGCCGGCGGCGAGAGCTTGGGCACGATGTTGAGCAGCTCACGGCTCAGCGCAACCGGCGTCGGAATGCCTGACGATGCAAAGGTGTCGAGCGGCTTCAGCATATCGGGCTTGGCCGCGAGCGACCGCGCCGCGACCAATTGCGATTCGTAGGGATCGCCATGCCGAACCGCCACGTCGAGCAGAGCCGCCGCCACGACATGGCGCAGCGGCTTGTCATCCGTCGCCTTGTTGTCGGCAATCTTCTCGCCCTGCTGTGCGAGCTCGGCACGCTCCGTCTTGCTGGCACGCTCAAGCTGCGCAATGCGGTCGCTGAGAGCGGCAAGATCGGGCGCGGCGGTGCGCGGTGCCGACTTCACGTCGTTGGCGGTCTTGTCTGATTGTGCACGCAGATTGGCGATGTCACTGCGCAAGGCATTTGCGGATTTCTCCAGTGCATCGATCCGCGCCACCACGGCCGGATCGGCGGCGGGCTTGCCCGCCTTGGCTTCGACCGCGGCGACACGTCCGCTGAGCGCGTCGATCGTCGCGCTCGTGACCTGCGGTGCGGCCGGCGGCGCCTGCACGGCGGGCCAGCCCAGCATCCAGCCGACGGCAATCACGATCGCGGCTGCGACCGCGCCGGAGAACGGCGCAATGACCCAGGGCGACACCGGTGCCGACGCGGGAGCGGAAGCGACCGCGGCCTCCGCGTGCGCGGGCTCCGGGTCGGGCTTGGCCTCTTCGTCGGGCTTGGCCTCTTCAAACTTGGCCTCTTCGAATTTGGGCTCTTCGACCGCGGCCTGCTCTGGGGTGGCCTGCTCCGGCGTCGGCTGAAACTCCGGTTCGGCGGCCGCCGTCGACTGCGGCTGGGTCGAGATTTCGGTTGCCTCAAGGTCGATGGTGGGCGGGGTGCGCTTGGCACGGCCTGACTCGGGAGCCAGTCCTGCGTCTTCAGGCTTGTCGTCGGCCATCGTGACGGTTCCTCACACTCAAATGCCCTAAACGGACCCGATCGCGTCGGATTCGGCCCGACCTCTTACGCCAAACGGGTCCGCAAAGCACGCTCCAAGGTATCAAATAGGGCATTTTCGTCCGGCGTCGCGGCCCCCAGAACCTGCGACGCACCGGCATCGCGCAGCACGCTGGCGACCGTCTCGGACAGGCAGCATTGCGGGATCGCCAGCGCCGAGATTTCGACGCCTTCGTCTCGTGCCGCATCCAGGAAGGCCCGCGCGCTGCGACGGGAGTAGTGCAGCACCGCCTCGATCCCATGCGCGGCAAAGCCATCGCAGACATCGCGCGGCAGTATCTTGACCGGAGTCATGCGATAGGTGGTCTGCGTCACCACGCTGAAGCCCTCGGCGCCGAGCTCGGCGCCGAGATCGCGCGACAGATCCGCGCCCGCGAGATAGAGCAGCGTGCCTTTCTTCTTCAGCAGCTTGTCGCGTGCGCTCCGCATCACCTTGTCGCGCAAGGCCGCGGCATCGCCGCCGGCGACGATCACCTCGGCGAAGCCGGCGTCGCGCGCCGCGGCAGCCGTGTGCTCGCCGACCGCAAACAGCGGCAGCTCGAAAAGGCCAAGGTTCTTTAAGCCAAGGGCCTGCAATTGCGGCGCGACGGCGCGGATCGCATTGGCCGACGTGACGATGATGGCGCCGTAGTCGGCCTCACTCTCGTCATGGAAGGCGACCGGCTCGAACTTGAGCATCGGGGCGAGCAGCACCGCATGACCCCGCGCCCGCAAATTTTTCGCCGTCGCCTCATTGTCGGGATGCGGCCGTGTGACAAGAATGGACATCGCTTGTGTTCCCGAACCACGTGGCGGTGACGCATTCACGAAGGCGGCTGCGCGTGACGATTGCGCAGGTGGACCCCGGAATGCTACCGGACGTACCAGAACTCTGCTTTACGGATGAGCGCAAGGGCGCAAATTGGATAACAATTCGCCAATGCTGGTACTGGGCATCGAAACCACCTGCGACGAGACCGCCGCGGCCGTGATCGAGCGCGCGCCGGACGGCAGCGGCAAGATCCTGTCCAACATCGTGCGGTCCCAGATCGAGGAGCATGCCCGCTTCGGCGGCGTGGTGCCGGAGATCGCCGCGCGCGCGCATGTCGACGTCCTCGACGGCATCATCGACCGTGCCATGCACGAGGCCGGCATCGACTATGCGCAGCTCAACGGCGTCGCGGCCGCGGCGGGGCCGGGGCTGATCGGCGGCGTCATCGTCGGCCTCACCACCGCGAAGGCGATCGCGATGGTGCATGACACGCCGCTGGTTGCGGTCAACCATCTCGAAGCGCATGCACTGACGCCGCGCCTCACCGACGGAATTGAATTTCCCTACTGCCTGTTCCTCGCGTCGGGCGGCCATACCCAGATCGTCGCCGTCACCGGTGTCGGCCAATATGTGCGGCTCGGCACCACCGTCGACGACGCGATGGGCGAAGCCTTCGACAAGGTCGCGAAGATGCTGGGCCTGCCCTATCCGGGCGGGCCGCAGGTCGAACGCGCCGCGGCAAGCGGCGATGCCACCCGCTTCGCCTTCCCGCGCCCGATGCAGGGACGGCCCGATGCCAATTTCTCGCTGTCGGGATTGAAGACGGCGGTGCGCAACGAGGCGAGCCGGCTAACCGAGATCGCGCCGCAGGATATCAGCGATCTCTGCGCGAGTTTTCAAGCCGCCGTGCTCGACTCGACGGCCGACCGGTTGAGCGTCGGCCTGAGGCTTTTCCGCGAGCGGTTCGGCGCTCCGCATGCCCTCGTCGCCGCCGGCGGCGTCGCGGCCAATCAGGCGATCCGCGGCGCCCTGCATGACGTCGCGCGGCAGGCCGGGACGCGACTGATCATGCCGCCACCCGCGCTCTGCACCGACAACGGCGCGATGATCGCCTGGGCCGGCGCCGAGCGCCTGGCGCTCGGCATGACCGACACGATGGAAGCCCAACCCCGCGCACGCTGGCTGCTCGATGCCAACGCCACGGCGCCGGCCGGTTACGGCAACACGCGGGCGGGATTCTAGCCATGACGGCGTTCCGGTCCGTCGCAGTGATTGGTGCGGGCGCGTGGGGCACGGCACTGGCGACGGTCGCGGCGCGCGCCGGACGCAACGTGACGCTCTGGGCGCGCAACAGCGAACATGCCGCGCGAATCGCCTCGACCCGCGACAATCCACGGCTGCCCGGCGTGCAGCTGGCGCCGGAGATCGTCGTGACGCACGAGCTTGCGGAGGCCGCGCGCGCGGACATGGTGCTGATCGCGACGCCAGCACAGCATTTGCGCGGCGCGGTCAACATGCTGGCCTCGCATCTGACAAGGC
Protein-coding regions in this window:
- a CDS encoding heme biosynthesis protein HemY; protein product: MLRIVLFLVLIALAAAGAAWVADQPGDLVLTAGGFRASTTLPRFVFLLGVFAAAVVLVWSIVTMIWRTPGRLRRRRHEKRHARGRHAITHGLLAIGHGDTALARRHADTARRLAANDPLALLLHAQSAQLEGNRDEAQRVFRVMAEREDTRLLGLRGLFIEAQRADDAVGAVMIAEEAIKLSPSSTWASHAVLGFRCARGDWSGALAILDSNLSAGLIDKAAYRRQRGVLLTARALELETMDRDVARESVMEAIKLAPTLVPAAVLAAKFESEAHQVRRSMKLVEAAWLANPHPDLADAYAHVKLGDSARQRLQRVETLAAKTPADKAGHVEGQLAIARAAIDASEFARARAVLAPYVNDPTQRVALLMAELERTEHGDGGRARAWTLRAVRARHDPAWTADGYVSDRWRPVSPVTGRLDAFQWQTPVASLPSDKGATIESSAFEEAMLAAPPPKRVTAAPSEAPVEPPVAAPDSVPAAQDNSPPEAKETTAEAAKEEPAVTPTAEPVNPALETAESSPEAATPVFRTRADLGKPAPAPIQAVIPIVRAPDDPGIDDEGPSDEFAEQIGTPRTHAKAQAGGWRGFWSRWGA
- a CDS encoding uroporphyrinogen-III synthase, whose amino-acid sequence is MSILVTRPHPDNEATAKNLRARGHAVLLAPMLKFEPVAFHDESEADYGAIIVTSANAIRAVAPQLQALGLKNLGLFELPLFAVGEHTAAAARDAGFAEVIVAGGDAAALRDKVMRSARDKLLKKKGTLLYLAGADLSRDLGAELGAEGFSVVTQTTYRMTPVKILPRDVCDGFAAHGIEAVLHYSRRSARAFLDAARDEGVEISALAIPQCCLSETVASVLRDAGASQVLGAATPDENALFDTLERALRTRLA
- the tsaD gene encoding tRNA (adenosine(37)-N6)-threonylcarbamoyltransferase complex transferase subunit TsaD, whose translation is MLVLGIETTCDETAAAVIERAPDGSGKILSNIVRSQIEEHARFGGVVPEIAARAHVDVLDGIIDRAMHEAGIDYAQLNGVAAAAGPGLIGGVIVGLTTAKAIAMVHDTPLVAVNHLEAHALTPRLTDGIEFPYCLFLASGGHTQIVAVTGVGQYVRLGTTVDDAMGEAFDKVAKMLGLPYPGGPQVERAAASGDATRFAFPRPMQGRPDANFSLSGLKTAVRNEASRLTEIAPQDISDLCASFQAAVLDSTADRLSVGLRLFRERFGAPHALVAAGGVAANQAIRGALHDVARQAGTRLIMPPPALCTDNGAMIAWAGAERLALGMTDTMEAQPRARWLLDANATAPAGYGNTRAGF